Proteins encoded by one window of Haematobia irritans isolate KBUSLIRL chromosome 2, ASM5000362v1, whole genome shotgun sequence:
- the LOC142224859 gene encoding uncharacterized protein LOC142224859: MYRDSDGRYVVTLPIKPELKGQVLLGLSRTSCLKQFIRGEPSLLQKSETKLMYDGVIKEYLNLQHMRSVSSTSPSDQPVCYLPHHPVINPDKLTSKLRVVFNASHKTSNGKSLNDILYVGPTLQLELVYLILRVNSTHTPLQRIVFRDSPQKDVQDYELQTVTFGVNCGPYLAIRTLLQLADDSENNYPHAAHILRRRML, from the exons ATGTATAGGGATTCCGATGGAAGATACGTAGTGACTCTTCCGATAAAACCCGAATTAAAGGGACAGGTCTTGCTTGGACTTTCGCGGACAAGTTGTTTAAAACAGTTTATTCGTGGCGAGCCTTCGCTTTTACAAAAGTCTGAAACTAAATTAATGTATGATGGGGTGATTAAAGAATATTTGAACTTGCAACATATGAGATCAGTGTCGTCGACTTCTCCTTCTGACCAACCAGTGTGTTACTTGCCTCACCACCCAGTAATCAATCCGGACAAATTGACGTCAAAACTTCGAGTTGTCTTTAATGCTTCGCATAAGACCTCAAATGGTAAAAGTCTGAACGACATTCTTTATGTGGGACCCACATTACAATTGGAATTGGTTTATTTGATTTTGAG ggtaaattcGACCCACACGCCTCTGCAGCGAATTGTCTTTAGGGACTCCCCTCAAAAAGATGTACAGGACTATGAGCTGCAGACCGTGACATTTGGAGTGAATTGTGGTCCATATTTAGCCATACGGACGTTATTGCAATTGGCCGATGACTCCGAAAATAATTATCCCCACGCGGCACATATTCTACGAAGGCGCAT GCTAtaa